In a single window of the Orcinus orca chromosome 9, mOrcOrc1.1, whole genome shotgun sequence genome:
- the FERD3L gene encoding fer3-like protein, with amino-acid sequence MAAYPESCVDATVLDFVADLSLASPGHPLLCDFAPGVPYGDHQDLVLREEGPRSLARFEDDPEEEEGEVEEGGNGEEEEHGRGASLLGRPKRKRVITYAQRQAANIRERKRMFNLNEAFDQLRRKVPTFAYEKRLSRIETLRLAIVYISFMTELLESFEKETG; translated from the coding sequence ATGGCAGCCTATCCCGAGAGCTGCGTGGACGCCACCGTGCTGGACTTCGTCGCAGACCTGTCCCTAGCCTCCCCGGGGCACCCTCTTCTCTGCGACTTCGCACCCGGGGTCCCCTATGGAGACCACCAGGACCTTGTGCTCCGAGAGGAAGGACCCAGGAGTCTGGCGCGTTTTGAGGACGatccagaagaagaggagggtgAAGTAGAAGAGGGGGGAAACGGGGAGGAAGAGGAGCACGGGAGAGGCGCCTCCCTGCTGGGCCGCCCCAAGAGGAAAAGAGTGATCACGTACGCCCAGCGCCAAGCCGCCAACATCCGAGAGAGGAAGCGGATGTTCAACCTCAACGAGGCCTTCGACCAGCTGCGGAGGAAGGTACCCACTTTTGCTTACGAGAAGAGGCTGTCTCGGATCGAGACCCTACGCCTGGCCATCGTCTACATTTCCTTCATGACCGAGCTCTTGGAGAGCTTCGAGAAGGAAACCGGCTGA